Proteins co-encoded in one Amia ocellicauda isolate fAmiCal2 chromosome 11, fAmiCal2.hap1, whole genome shotgun sequence genomic window:
- the gpr151 gene encoding G-protein coupled receptor 151, which translates to MHYRRTLWSFTSNTCICIVSLLLLANSLLIPFYNVMDKLPMLNSNASAGNSSVLLRSFLEDGGHAYLESQELRVLIPAILGVVCVLGFVCNITAMGVLVANARKGKLSLINSLILNLTLADGLVLAFAVPFKAAAYSRASWTLGWLVCKTCDWFLHSCMSAKSFTVAVMAKACFRYVSNPTKQVAIQYRTILAILLLCWGLACVLPAPLWLFAALRREGSSLWCVQAVPPSARDFMAVYVKVYPLLAYCGPLSVALLYFWRAYGRCQRRGTKTQNLRTQIRSRRLTVMLLSLTLTSATLWLPEWVSWVWSRHAAAAAPNKGPPPPPLLFVLCAQVLMLSISLVNPLVVLSMSEEFREGYLGLWRRLTLQKHQPTSKTQGPHAATAPRPPSPRPEGPAHSPAPPMEDPDAAVEMQEERESGKGSDSPGNKDGIHLPDLEQFWHEREAGSSNQENDPVPWEHQDPAEVKAKS; encoded by the coding sequence ATGCACTACAGGAGAACGCTGTGGAGCTTCACCAGCAACACTTGTATCTGCATTGTTTCTTTATTACTATTAGCAAATTCATTATTAATTCCCTTTTATAACGTGATGGATAAGTTACCGATGTTAAACTCTAACGCCAGTGCTGGGAACAGCTCCGTGCTCTTGCGCTCCTTCCTGGAAGACGGCGGACACGCCTACTTGGAATCCCAGGAGCTGAGGGTCCTCATCCCGGCCATCTTGGGGGTGGTCTGCGTCCTGGGGTTTGTCTGCAACATCACCGCTATGGGCGTGCTGGTGGCCAACGCTCGTAAGGGGAAGCTGTCTCTCATCAACTCCCTGATCCTCAACCTCACGCTGGCCGACGGGCTGGTCCTGGCCTTCGCTGTGCCCTTTAAGGCGGCCGCCTACTCCCGGGCCAGCTGGACACTCGGCTGGCTGGTGTGCAAGACCTGCGACTGGTTCCTGCACTCCTGCATGTCCGCCAAGAGCTTCACCGTCGCCGTCATGGCCAAGGCCTGCTTCAGGTACGTCAGCAACCCCACCAAGCAGGTCGCCATTCAGTACCGGACCATCCTGGCCATCCTGCTGCTGTGCTGGGGGCTGGCCTGCGTGCTGCCCGCACCCCTCTGGCTCTTCGCCGCCCTGCGCAGGGAAGGCAGCAGCCTCTGGTGCGTGCAGGCCGTGCCTCCCTCGGCCCGGGACTTCATGGCTGTGTACGTCAAGGTGTACCCCCTGCTGGCCTACTGCGGGCCCTTGAGCGTGGCGCTACTGTACTTCTGGAGGGCCTACGGGAGGTGCCAGCGCAGGGGCACCAAGACGCAGAACCTGAGGACCCAGATTCGCTCCCGCAGGCTGACCGTCATGCTGCTGAGCCTCACCCTGACCTCGGCCACCCTCTGGCTGCCAGAGTGGGTGTCGTGGGTGTGGAGTCGGCACGCGGCGGCAGCTGCGCCCAACaagggcccccctcccccgccgctgCTGTTCGTGCTCTGTGCCCAGGTGCTCATGCTGTCCATCTCCCTGGTCAACCCGCTGGTGGTCCTGTCCATGTCCGAGGAGTTCCGCGAGGGCTACCTGGGCCTGTGGCGCCGCCTGACCCTGCAGAAGCACCAGCCCACATCCAAGACCCAGGGGCCCCACGCCGCTACAGCACCccggccccccagcccccggcccgAGGGCCCCGCCCACAGCCCCGCGCCGCCCATGGAGGATCCGGATGCCGCAGTCGAGAtgcaggaggagagagagagcggcaaGGGCTCAGACAGCCCTGGCAACAAGGACGGTATCCACCTGCCCGACCTGGAGCAGTTCTGGCATGAGCGAGAGGCCGGCAGCAGCAACCAGGAAAACGACCCTGTGCCCTGGGAGCACCAGGACCCTGCAGAGGTCAAGGCAAAATCGTaa